From Triticum urartu cultivar G1812 chromosome 2, Tu2.1, whole genome shotgun sequence, a single genomic window includes:
- the LOC125536691 gene encoding uncharacterized protein LOC125536691 produces MGGSLDERSSCSSSKRRRRNNDHAERLPRKQHLYLAVDDWEGGYSIHKLDADDILEDTQGGGGEHKLLEHAAIRIKTPMCGRMEFTTVGTNILVDTNPHNRGDHAPPAVIYDTETAALTVGPRFPRGIDPLATSIAVGKTIYVLTTADLPHLPCLQALSWRRVAADNIWDPYMDWSWNKVQSQPPFNGVDIVGYALHPDGRTIFMSTRKQGTHSLDTSNGVWTGLGDDWVLPFKGQAFFDAELNAWVGTDRKGAGYVCCCQVASRSATTKWPLECRVLKEKLFRRNNEEHYMEGGRHKDVTLTYMGDSRSCLVENIVSSKEAIDTVLHVTLFGLKYDHMGELQTKGRRGTRSYAVSKNTRHFSHATFWM; encoded by the coding sequence ATGGGCGGCAGTTTGGATGAGAGGTCCTCGTGCTCGTCGTCTAAGCGGCGGCGACGGAATAATGATCATGCCGAGAGGCTGCCGCGGAAGCAGCACCTTTATCTGGCGGTGGATGACTGGGAGGGCGGGTACAGCATCCACAAGCTTGACGCCGACGACATCTTGGAGGATACACAAGGAGGCGGAGGAGAGCACAAGCTTCTGGAGCACGCTGCCATCCGGATAAAGACGCCGATGTGTGGCCgcatggagttcaccaccgtgGGCACCAACATCTTGGTCGACACCAACCCGCATAACCGCGGCGACCACGCTCCCCCAGCCGTCATCTACGACACGGAGACCGCAGCCCTCACCGTGGGCCCGCGTTTTCCACGTGGGATTGATCCCCTAGCGACTAGCATAGCTGTCGGCAAAACGATATATGTCTTGACAACCGCAGACTTGCCTCATCTCCCATGTTTGCAAGCCTTGTCGTGGCGCAGAGTCGCCGCAGACAACATATGGGATCCATACATGGATTGGTCCTGGAACAAAGTGCAGTCACAGCCACCCTTCAACGGGGTAGACATCGTCGGCTACGCGTTGCACCCGGACGGACGTACCATCTTCATGTCTACAAGGAAGCAGGGAACCCACTCCTTGGACACGAGCAACGGCGTGTGGACAGGCCTTGGGGACGACTGGGTTTTGCCCTTCAAAGGCCAAGCCTTCTTCGACGCAGAGCTAAATGCATGGGTTGGGACGGATCGCAAGGGCGCTGGATATGTTTGCTGCTGTCAGGTTGCCTCACGCAGCGCCACCACCAAATGGCCGTTGGAATGCAGGGTGCTCAAGGAGAAGCTGTTTCGCCGCAACAACGAGGAGCATTACATGGAGGGTGGCCGGCACAAGGATGTCACTCTTACCTACATGGGCGATAGCAGGTCTTGCCTCGTCGAGAACATCGTATCCAGCAAGGAAGCCATCGACACTGTGCTCCATGTCACCTTGTTTGGCCTCAAGTATGACCACATGGGAGAGCTCCAAACTAAGGGTCGCCGTGGCACTAGGTCATATGCAGTGTCCAAGAACACTCGTCATTTCTCTCATGCAACATTCTGGATGTAA